In Arachis stenosperma cultivar V10309 chromosome 1, arast.V10309.gnm1.PFL2, whole genome shotgun sequence, one DNA window encodes the following:
- the LOC130943530 gene encoding uncharacterized protein LOC130943530, which translates to MEAGGSSSSGEEDGDAAWRAAINSIAGTTTYPNPNAAQERKPKPPHLKHYQLQAQKLLHDMLEETIEIVKEPDPVLNDEDPKINQEEEGREPGIRLFKHVRQPGIVFDHFDEPEPPKKRPRLLPGDDIDEKSKKFKRRVKSVAVEGKDLIAAANDANNKSLAKFEAKVAAANAKAKREEERVNNLKKIRGERWLPSMANELHR; encoded by the exons ATGGAAGCAGGAGGCAGCAGCAGCAGTGGCGAAGAAGATGGTGATGCGGCATGGAGGGCGGCCATCAATTCCATTGCCGGAACCACCACTTACCCCAATCCCAATGCCGCCCAAGAACGCAAGCCCAAACCCCCACACCTTAAGCACTACCAACTCCAG GCACAAAAGCTTCTACATGACATGTTGGAAGAGACTATAGAGATAGTGAAGGAACCTGACCCTGTTCTGAATGATGAAGATCCCAAGATCaaccaagaagaagaaggaagagaacCTGGCATTCGCTTGTTCAAGCATGTTCGCCAACCAGGAATAGTGTTTGATCATTTTG ATGAACCCGAACCACCAAAGAAACGACCGAGATTACTTCCTGGAGATGATATTGATGAGAAATCAAAGAAG TTTAAAAGGCGGGTTAAATCTGTTGCTGTCGAAGGGAAAGATTTAATTGCCGCAGCAAATGACGCCAACAATAAATCGTTGGCTAAATTTGAAGCCAAAGTCGCAGCAGCAAACGCTAAAGCCAAGAGAGAGGAGGAAAGAGTtaacaatttgaaaaagattaggGGAGAGAGGTGGCTGCCTTCCATGGCGAATGAACTGCATCGGTAA